The Methanothrix soehngenii GP6 genome has a window encoding:
- the argB gene encoding acetylglutamate kinase: MTVKREQVLIEALPYIREFYDSIMVFKIGGSIMSDTAVLEDFIQDVVLLRYIGIHPIIVHGGGPEISQAMEKFGKKAEFVGGLRVTDRETLSIARMVLLGHINAELVNLIGKHGGKGIGLSGQDGMFLKAKKKALQMVEGKEPVDLGFVGDVEKVDPEILMIMAGKGYIPVISPIATDDQGNNFNVNADTAAGAVAIAMRAKKFFSITDVEGVRMNPDDPASVISEFPASDFGRLVAEGIIKGGMIPKVEACVSVVRSGVEKAHIIDGRKHHAILLELLTTEGIGTMISRS, from the coding sequence TTGACAGTTAAGAGAGAACAGGTGCTCATTGAGGCTCTGCCTTACATTCGGGAGTTCTATGATTCCATCATGGTCTTCAAGATCGGCGGCTCTATCATGTCCGACACCGCAGTGCTGGAGGACTTCATTCAGGATGTGGTGCTCCTGCGCTATATCGGCATCCATCCCATCATCGTTCATGGGGGCGGCCCGGAGATATCCCAGGCCATGGAGAAGTTCGGCAAGAAGGCGGAGTTCGTAGGCGGCCTGCGGGTGACCGATCGGGAGACCCTGAGCATTGCCCGCATGGTCTTGCTTGGTCACATCAATGCAGAGCTTGTCAACCTCATCGGCAAGCATGGGGGCAAGGGCATAGGCCTATCCGGCCAGGACGGCATGTTCCTGAAGGCCAAGAAGAAAGCTCTGCAGATGGTGGAGGGAAAGGAGCCTGTGGACCTGGGATTTGTGGGAGACGTGGAGAAGGTGGACCCGGAGATCCTGATGATCATGGCAGGAAAGGGCTACATCCCGGTTATATCCCCCATTGCCACCGATGATCAGGGAAATAACTTCAATGTCAATGCCGACACCGCTGCGGGAGCAGTAGCTATAGCCATGAGGGCGAAGAAGTTCTTCTCCATCACCGATGTGGAAGGAGTGCGCATGAATCCGGATGATCCGGCGAGCGTCATCTCCGAGTTCCCTGCTTCGGACTTCGGCCGGCTGGTGGCCGAGGGCATAATCAAGGGGGGAATGATCCCCAAGGTGGAGGCATGTGTATCGGTGGTGCGGAGTGGAGTGGAGAAAGCCCATATAATCGATGGCAGAAAGCACCATGCCATCCTGTTGGAGCTGCTCACCACAGAAGGAATCGGTACGATGATCAGCAGAAGCTGA
- the nifU gene encoding Fe-S cluster assembly scaffold protein NifU has protein sequence MAQIGYNETVMDHFMNPRNVGVIENPDGYGKVGNPVCGDLMEIFINVKDDRIDDIKFRTFGCGSAIAVSSMVTEMAKGKILDEAIKITRDDVAGELGGLPPQKLHCSNLGADALRAAIKDYWVKIGKISPQEAAVEEEVQEGDHCDTDEG, from the coding sequence ATGGCACAGATAGGCTACAATGAGACAGTTATGGATCACTTCATGAACCCCAGGAACGTGGGGGTGATCGAGAATCCTGACGGCTACGGCAAAGTGGGAAATCCCGTCTGTGGGGATCTCATGGAGATCTTCATCAACGTCAAGGACGACCGGATCGACGATATCAAGTTCAGGACCTTTGGCTGCGGCTCGGCCATAGCCGTCTCCAGTATGGTCACGGAGATGGCAAAGGGTAAGATCTTGGACGAGGCGATCAAGATCACCCGCGATGATGTAGCCGGTGAGCTTGGCGGGCTGCCCCCGCAAAAGCTGCATTGCTCAAACCTGGGGGCCGATGCCCTGCGCGCTGCTATCAAAGACTACTGGGTGAAGATCGGCAAGATCAGCCCCCAGGAGGCTGCGGTGGAAGAAGAGGTCCAAGAGGGAGATCATTGCGATACCGATGAGGGTTGA
- a CDS encoding cytochrome b561 domain-containing protein, with the protein MNSKGIFFRLSWLAIALLAASSSLIAASANELEPIEDKILILFPYHALLVLSGLLFLIAGMVCARYLKGKRWWLKAHRTLGIAGAALTLSGITVAIYMVSASAGLQPPGGPHAYLGIIVSLMVILTPVLGFIQLKKRDKRLQTIHRWSGRMTIALMIINAYLGWMMIQSFQ; encoded by the coding sequence ATGAACAGCAAAGGCATCTTTTTCCGATTATCCTGGCTGGCGATTGCATTGCTGGCAGCGTCTTCCTCACTCATAGCCGCCTCGGCAAATGAGCTCGAGCCCATCGAGGATAAGATCTTGATCCTCTTTCCTTACCATGCCCTCCTGGTGTTATCCGGCCTTCTCTTCCTAATAGCGGGAATGGTCTGTGCTAGGTACCTGAAAGGGAAGAGATGGTGGTTGAAGGCTCATAGGACCCTGGGGATCGCCGGAGCCGCATTGACCCTTTCCGGGATTACCGTCGCCATCTATATGGTCTCAGCAAGCGCGGGATTGCAGCCCCCAGGAGGACCTCATGCCTATCTCGGCATCATCGTCTCCTTAATGGTGATCTTAACTCCCGTTCTGGGTTTCATCCAGCTGAAGAAAAGGGATAAAAGGCTGCAGACAATTCATAGATGGTCCGGCCGGATGACCATAGCTCTTATGATCATCAATGCCTACCTAGGCTGGATGATGATCCAATCATTCCAATAA
- a CDS encoding 2-oxoacid:acceptor oxidoreductase subunit alpha, whose product MEDFSILIGGIAGDGINEAGLTAARLMNRLGYRIFMYYDYPSLIKGGHNFSMVRASSERIGVCRDEIDLLIALNQDTVDRHSGRLKEGSIFIFDADNVMGEGIAEKSCGISVTGILKEEGAPSVMKNSCILGAFCHAVGIEWTVLEEVLKKHIPKKLELNLKVARRGYDQASEFCRIAWLDNSPEPIITGNQAISLGLIRAGLEAYVAYPMTPSSAILDFMANSAEEFGLKVVHPESEIAVILMAEGFAYAGVRAAVGTSGGGFCLMTEALSLAGMAEIPLAIVVAQRTGPSTGLPTYTAQGDLHFVINAGQGEFPRLVIAPGDAEDAYLWSAAALNLAWKYQIPAFILSDKIVSESQYSLDLGLTGKAETARPAQLWNEQGDYHRYRHSDTGVSPLAYPPQRGQVIKADSYAHDATGITTEDPQITREMSDKRVLKAQSLARELEGYETVKLLGDERSRTCLLFWGSNKGVCKEAADSLGLRAVQVLVLWPFPENRLKDALRGVERLIAVECNATGQLATLCRQYGIDVDDRILKYDGRPFSLNDLEIELERREA is encoded by the coding sequence ATGGAAGACTTCTCTATCCTCATAGGCGGCATCGCCGGTGACGGCATAAACGAGGCGGGTCTGACTGCCGCCCGGCTCATGAACCGCCTGGGCTATCGCATATTCATGTACTACGACTATCCCTCTCTGATCAAAGGCGGGCACAACTTCTCGATGGTCAGAGCCTCATCCGAGAGGATCGGCGTCTGCAGAGATGAGATAGACCTGCTCATCGCCCTCAATCAGGATACCGTGGATAGACATTCCGGCCGCCTCAAGGAGGGCTCAATTTTCATTTTCGATGCAGATAACGTAATGGGAGAGGGCATAGCCGAGAAGAGCTGCGGCATTTCCGTCACCGGCATCCTGAAAGAGGAGGGGGCCCCTTCAGTTATGAAGAACAGCTGCATTCTGGGTGCCTTTTGTCATGCGGTAGGCATCGAATGGACGGTGCTGGAAGAGGTCTTGAAAAAGCATATCCCAAAGAAGCTGGAACTGAACCTCAAGGTCGCCCGCCGGGGATATGACCAGGCCTCGGAGTTCTGCCGCATCGCATGGCTGGACAACAGTCCTGAGCCCATCATCACCGGCAACCAGGCCATCAGCCTGGGCCTGATCAGGGCAGGTCTTGAGGCCTATGTGGCCTATCCCATGACCCCATCCTCGGCCATTCTTGACTTCATGGCCAATTCGGCGGAGGAGTTCGGCCTGAAGGTCGTCCATCCGGAGAGCGAGATCGCCGTGATCCTCATGGCAGAGGGATTCGCCTATGCCGGTGTCCGGGCGGCGGTGGGGACCTCAGGAGGAGGATTCTGTCTCATGACCGAGGCCCTCAGCCTGGCGGGGATGGCTGAGATCCCCCTGGCCATCGTCGTGGCTCAGAGGACCGGGCCCTCAACCGGCCTTCCCACTTATACCGCACAGGGCGACCTGCATTTTGTAATCAATGCCGGCCAGGGGGAGTTTCCCAGGTTGGTGATCGCCCCGGGTGACGCAGAGGATGCATATCTCTGGTCTGCTGCAGCCTTGAACCTGGCCTGGAAATATCAGATTCCCGCGTTTATCCTCTCGGATAAGATCGTCAGCGAGAGCCAGTATAGCCTTGACCTCGGGCTTACAGGAAAGGCAGAGACTGCTCGACCGGCACAGCTATGGAATGAGCAGGGTGACTACCATCGCTACCGCCACTCCGATACCGGCGTCTCTCCACTGGCCTATCCTCCTCAGAGGGGGCAGGTGATAAAGGCGGACAGCTATGCGCACGATGCCACAGGCATAACCACTGAGGACCCTCAGATAACAAGGGAGATGAGCGACAAAAGAGTGCTCAAGGCTCAATCCCTGGCCAGGGAATTGGAGGGATACGAGACTGTGAAGCTCTTAGGTGATGAGAGGAGCAGGACCTGCCTCTTGTTTTGGGGCTCGAACAAGGGGGTATGCAAAGAGGCCGCCGATAGTCTGGGACTGAGGGCAGTTCAGGTGTTGGTTCTCTGGCCATTCCCTGAGAATAGGCTAAAGGATGCCCTCAGGGGTGTGGAGAGGCTGATCGCTGTGGAATGCAATGCCACAGGCCAGCTGGCAACTCTATGCCGCCAGTATGGCATCGATGTCGATGATCGAATCCTGAAATACGACGGCCGGCCTTTTTCCCTGAACGATCTTGAAATCGAGCTGGAAAGGAGGGAAGCATGA